The nucleotide sequence GGCCACCGGCGTCGTCCAGCAGCCCCGCGTCGTAGGCGAGCAGGGCGATCTGTACCCGGTTGTTGAGGCCGAGCCGGGCCAGGAGCCGGGAGACATGGGCCTTGACGGTGGCGACGCTCATGAAGAGCTCGGCCGCGATGTCCGCGTTGGACAGCCCCCGGCCCACCGCCACGGCCACCTCGCGCTCGCGTTCCCCCAGGGCGGTGAGGCGTCCGCGTGCGTGGGTGCGCCGGTCGTCGGCCGCGCTCCCGGCCGCGTGGTCCATCAGCTGCCGGGTGACGGCGGGCGACAGGACCGGGTCGCCGGCCGCGACCCGGCGCACGGCGTCGAGGATCTCGGCCGGCGGGGTGTCCTTGAGGACGAAACCCGCGGCGCCCGCGCGGAGCGCGCGCAGCACCTGCTCATCGGCGTGGAAGGTGGTCAGCACCACGACCTGCGGGGCGTCCTCGCGTCCGCGCAGCCGTTCGGTGGCGGTGATCCCGTCCACGGCAGGCATCCGGATGTCCATCAGGACCACGTCGGGACGGGTGCGCTCCACGAGGTCCGCGACCTCGCCGCCGTCGGCGGCCTCGCCGACGATCTCGATGTCGGCGGCGCCCCCCATCATGAAGGCCAGACCGGCCCGCACCAGGGGATCGTCGTCGACGAGGAGGAGTCTGATGGCAGTCATGGCCCTCACGTAATCACGGTTGCGGGCGCCCGCGCCGACGGTTCACGACGGCCGGGACGGCGGCGCGGGACGGGGGGAACCGCGCCCGGGCCGGCGCGGGAGGCCGCGGCGGGGGTCAGGGGGCCGGGCCGGAGCCGGGGGGCCGGGGCGGGGTCAGGGAGCGGCGGGCCACGGCAGCCACGCCCGTACCTCGAACCCGCCGCGCCCCCAGGGCCCGTGCTCCAGCCGGCCTCCGGTCAGGGTGGCCCGCTCGGTCAGTCCGATCAGCCCCTGGCCGGAACCGGGGACCGGGGGGACGTCGCCCTCGGGGGCCGGGTTGCGCACGGTCACGGCGAGGCCCTCGCCGGGGCCGCCGGTGACGCTGACCGCCACTTCCGCGCCGGGGGCGTGCTTGCGGGCGTTGGTGAGGCACTCCTGCGCGATGCGGTAGGCGGTGCGGCCGACGGACGCCGGGACGGACGCCGCGTCGGTGACGTGCCGTTCGAGGACGACCTTCGTGCCCGCCGCACGGGACTCGGCGACCAGGCCGTCCAGGGCGGCCAGCGTGGGCTGCGGACGGCCCGCGTCGTCGGAGTCGCCGGCCCGCAGCACGCCGATGATCTCCCGCAGGTCCTGGAGCGCCTCGTGGGCGCTCTCCCGGATGACGCCCGCCGCGCGTGCGATCTCCTCGCGGGGCGCGTCCGGGCGGAACTCCAGCCCGCCCGCGTGCACGCTGAGCAGGGTCAGCCGGTGGGCGAGCACGTCGTGCATCTCGCGGGCGATGGCCTCGCGCGCCAGCCGCTGCGCCTGTTCGGCGCGCAGCCGGGCCTCCGTCTCGGCGCGCCGGGCACGGTCGCGCAGGCTGAGCATCAACTGCCGTTTGGACCGGACGAACATCCCCCAGCCGATGGCCGTGACGGTGAAC is from Streptomyces asoensis and encodes:
- a CDS encoding response regulator — encoded protein: MTAIRLLLVDDDPLVRAGLAFMMGGAADIEIVGEAADGGEVADLVERTRPDVVLMDIRMPAVDGITATERLRGREDAPQVVVLTTFHADEQVLRALRAGAAGFVLKDTPPAEILDAVRRVAAGDPVLSPAVTRQLMDHAAGSAADDRRTHARGRLTALGEREREVAVAVGRGLSNADIAAELFMSVATVKAHVSRLLARLGLNNRVQIALLAYDAGLLDDAGGRAADPADPADPAGADRANGGEGPRGRRGGH
- a CDS encoding sensor histidine kinase — encoded protein: MRADDSVAPAAPGFTGHRWLLPSAVVAELAPDPERPGRPHRRTARDWAVDFCCFLLAVTVGLAVADNLPGERELPEAVAAADQLLGALACAAVWLRRRWPVALAAAMVPLGFLSTTSAGACTVALFSLAVHRPFRCVAWVGGAEIALIPLLAWARPDPTLSYVPAVAWSVLFTVTAIGWGMFVRSKRQLMLSLRDRARRAETEARLRAEQAQRLAREAIAREMHDVLAHRLTLLSVHAGGLEFRPDAPREEIARAAGVIRESAHEALQDLREIIGVLRAGDSDDAGRPQPTLAALDGLVAESRAAGTKVVLERHVTDAASVPASVGRTAYRIAQECLTNARKHAPGAEVAVSVTGGPGEGLAVTVRNPAPEGDVPPVPGSGQGLIGLTERATLTGGRLEHGPWGRGGFEVRAWLPWPAAP